Proteins encoded by one window of Salicibibacter halophilus:
- the resA gene encoding thiol-disulfide oxidoreductase ResA, which translates to MDKEERAKRKRRRLWMRTAVLMTLAVVVSYVFYTNFVHTEEAVSEGDQAPNFTLINMDGERVELADYEGQGVFLNFWGTYCPPCEEEMPYMEDQHQAYLDDDVEILAVNVGESELTIDRFVDRLQLTFPILMDENSDVMDYYGVGQLPATYMIDENGEVVHIRVGGMSEEHVQDFMQMVDPTAS; encoded by the coding sequence ATGGATAAAGAGGAAAGAGCTAAACGTAAACGACGGCGCCTATGGATGCGTACGGCTGTGTTAATGACGCTGGCTGTCGTTGTTTCTTACGTGTTTTACACCAATTTTGTTCACACGGAGGAGGCGGTTTCTGAAGGAGATCAAGCCCCCAATTTCACGCTGATCAATATGGATGGTGAAAGGGTAGAGCTTGCCGATTATGAAGGGCAAGGCGTATTTCTTAACTTTTGGGGCACCTATTGCCCACCATGTGAAGAAGAAATGCCTTATATGGAAGATCAACATCAGGCGTATTTGGATGATGATGTTGAAATTCTTGCCGTAAATGTGGGGGAATCCGAGTTGACCATTGATCGATTTGTTGATCGTCTTCAGTTAACTTTCCCTATCCTCATGGATGAAAATAGCGATGTGATGGATTATTATGGTGTCGGGCAACTCCCGGCAACCTATATGATTGATGAAAACGGGGAGGTTGTTCACATTCGCGTAGGTGGCATGAGTGAAGAACACGTCCAAGATTTTATGCAAATGGTCGACCCTACAGCTTCTTAA
- a CDS encoding TlpA family protein disulfide reductase, with protein sequence MVRKVSSIGALLIATLVMGAIIYNSVSSPPMGVNQGEKAPDMELPKAEGESMSLNDVRGTFVIMNFWASWCEPCIREFPLLDQVHQEFNDDEVNVLAVNMSSFERTMDEAMEFLDERPVTMPILFDQDGEMADAYQVAGLPTTYLINEEGIIVDIIMGEVTEEMLMERLQPFL encoded by the coding sequence ATGGTTCGAAAAGTAAGCAGTATAGGAGCTCTTCTGATTGCAACGTTGGTGATGGGAGCAATCATCTATAATTCTGTTTCTTCTCCACCGATGGGTGTCAACCAGGGAGAAAAAGCCCCGGATATGGAGTTGCCGAAAGCCGAAGGAGAGAGTATGAGTTTAAACGATGTACGTGGCACATTTGTCATTATGAATTTTTGGGCTTCTTGGTGTGAACCCTGCATTCGAGAATTTCCTCTGCTTGATCAAGTCCATCAGGAATTTAATGACGATGAGGTAAATGTGCTAGCGGTCAATATGTCATCGTTTGAGCGTACGATGGATGAAGCAATGGAATTTTTAGATGAGCGACCAGTCACTATGCCTATCCTCTTCGACCAGGATGGGGAAATGGCTGATGCGTATCAAGTCGCCGGTCTTCCAACCACGTATTTGATTAATGAAGAAGGCATTATCGTTGATATCATTATGGGAGAAGTGACCGAAGAAATGCTTATGGAGAGACTCCAACCTTTCTTATGA
- a CDS encoding cytochrome b5 domain-containing protein, giving the protein MNKLLMILGSSVMLLAACGGEEAADEGDETEEDREFTLEELEEYDGHDGNDAYVAVDGVVYDVTDVDEWEGGEHAPAGGLEAGDDHTEEIEEAPHGTDVLEDLPTVGTLEE; this is encoded by the coding sequence GTGAATAAATTATTGATGATTCTTGGCAGCTCAGTCATGCTACTTGCTGCTTGTGGCGGAGAAGAAGCAGCGGATGAAGGAGATGAAACTGAAGAAGATCGAGAATTTACTTTGGAAGAACTTGAAGAATATGATGGGCACGATGGAAACGATGCTTATGTAGCGGTTGATGGAGTCGTTTACGACGTTACAGATGTTGATGAATGGGAAGGTGGAGAACACGCCCCCGCTGGTGGATTAGAGGCTGGTGATGACCACACAGAAGAAATTGAAGAAGCTCCACATGGAACTGATGTATTGGAAGACTTACCAACTGTTGGTACACTAGAAGAATAA